The window GCAGGTACCTTCCTGCGAATACAATGTCCGGGAAGCGGTGCTCACCAACGTCATCGGGGCCCACAACATCATCACCGCCTGCCGGGAGGAAGGGGTGCCCCGGGTGATCGCCATCTCCACCGACAAGGCGGTAAAGCCGGTGAACACCATGGGCATGACCAAGGCCCTTCAGGAGAGGCTGTTCATCTCGGCCAACCTGGAGGCCCGCAAGAAATCCCCGATCTATGCCTGCGTCCGTTATGGGAATGTGATAGGTTCCCGGGGCAGCGTCATCCCTCTATTTCAGAAACAGCTGGAGCACGGCGGTCCGTTGACCATCACCCATCCCGGCATGACCCGGTTTGTGCTGACCCTGGGCCAGGCCATTGACCTGGTATTCTGGGCTGCTTTAAAGGCCAAAGGCGGCGAGATCTTCGTGAAAAAACTGCCGGCCCTGCTGGTGAAGGATCTGGCGGAGGTGATGGCCGCCACTGGAGGTAAAAAAACAGCCATCAAGAACATCGGGGTGCGTCCCGGGGAAAAGATCCACGAGGCCCTGATCTCCGAAGAGGAGTCGATGAGGACGGTGGATTCCGGCAGCCACTACATTGTGCTGTCACCGTTGAATGGGGCGGATCCGGACGGCCATTACCGCAAACACAAGAAAGTTGAATTATTTGAGTACAGCTCGGGCACCGCGGGAAAATTGGGCAAACCCCAGATACTGGAACTGTTAAAAAGAGAGGGCTGGATCAGTAGATCTGGAGATAGAAAAGTAATTTGAAGACAAGTGGAACATATAGAAGAAGCCTGCGGTTTCCGGGGAGCATCATTCTGCTTATAGTGTCTCTGATTCTGGCTGGGCATGTCTCCCGGGCTTTCGCCCTTAATGCCGACAGTCTGGGGGGCAATCCCTGGACCGCGTACCTGCGGAGCAATGCAGCGGATACGGTCAACGGGCCATTGTGGATAAACCTTTGTAAATACGCGCAATTCACCGCCGATCCAAATAAGTACGGGATGTACTGGGACAATCACGGAATGGCCAGTGTAAGGGCGGTAAACTATGCACGGGGAGGATGGGGGATCCTGGCCAATCATCACGGGATTGATAACGGAGTTGATACAGCCAGCTATTGGCTGGAGGTTCGCTGCGATTCCACTGGTGGCGGCATTAAAATTGAGGGACAACAGAAAGCAATATTTCCCATTAAAGTAAACAATCCCAGTAAATACGGTGCCGGACTGGGGGTGTTTACGGATGAGGGATCAGGGATATACATAGATCACGGTGGGAGTCCCGGGGACCCCAATAGCAAGGCTATGTTCATAGAAAATAATTATTCCTCGATTGGTTACGGGTTGTATATGCTGGCCGCCCAGGGGAGCAAGGGCAGGATGTTGTGGTATGAAGACCGGGGAACCGGAAGAATGATGCGGACCCAGCAGTATGACCAGCTAAGGCCCAGTTTAACTGTGGTCTATAAAGATACAAACGGAGTCAATAAGGCAGACAGCTCCATGTATTACTGGTGGGGTTTGAAGGCTAGAAAGGTTGTGGCCGACACCTTTTATGGGGCTTTTGTGGGCAATATTCAAAATGTGGTAACATTAGCTAAAAATTCCGACAGTTTGGGTGGTGTGGCTGCCAAGGGATATCTTAGAAGCAATGTTCAGGATACCGCTACCGGGAATTTATATTTAAACAATGTAAAATGGCTGTTTCAAGCCAATGATTCCTTGTCGGGATACGGGCAACAGTGGCAAAACTATGGGCTGGCCAGCTTATATTCGGTCAATTACAATCCAGGTGGAACCAGCATCCTTGGTGTCAATAAGGGTATTGATAACAACGTGGATAAACGCTCATTTTGGATGACCATTCGCAGCGATTCCTCCGGGGGTGCCATAAGGATGTTTGGAAATTCTAAAGCAAACCAAATCATGGTAGTGGAAGGGGTAAGTCCCTCCGGAAGCGGAATCGGTATTTACAATCAGCAAGGAACTGGTCTTTATGTCAGCCATAGTGGGGATGGCCGGGGAATAGCCATTCAGAATGGCTTACAATCAACCGGGACAGGTTTGCGGATAGATAATCAGAATACGGGTACGGCATTGTATGTAGCGGA of the bacterium genome contains:
- a CDS encoding SDR family NAD(P)-dependent oxidoreductase → MFLNKNVLITGGTGSFGHYIAKMLLKKSPRKIIIFSRDEKKQDDMRYEFRSSPQVEFIIGDVRDYTSVKSAMKGVDVVFHAAALKQVPSCEYNVREAVLTNVIGAHNIITACREEGVPRVIAISTDKAVKPVNTMGMTKALQERLFISANLEARKKSPIYACVRYGNVIGSRGSVIPLFQKQLEHGGPLTITHPGMTRFVLTLGQAIDLVFWAALKAKGGEIFVKKLPALLVKDLAEVMAATGGKKTAIKNIGVRPGEKIHEALISEEESMRTVDSGSHYIVLSPLNGADPDGHYRKHKKVELFEYSSGTAGKLGKPQILELLKREGWISRSGDRKVI